Below is a genomic region from Pseudopipra pipra isolate bDixPip1 chromosome 6, bDixPip1.hap1, whole genome shotgun sequence.
TTTGAATGGCATGGGAATTTAAAATGTGActagtaaaaaaattaatggaagaATCTCAGACTAGAAAGTCTAGAAGTGAGGATggcaaaattactttttgttcTTTGCAGTGATGAAGGAACTGTTGGATTATGCTGCCTAATGTGTCTTATGGGCTGACCAGATTGTCAGTAGAGCCTGATAAACCAGAGAGTAATTGTTATAACATCAATAAAATGTAGACACAGTGTGCCATTTTAATAGTCAACAAAACTGCAAAGATGGCctttaaaggagagaaaaaaaagcttttgtgaGAGATATCTCCTGTACTGGGTTTTTAGATAGAAAATTTCAAGACACAAAATGCCTGCAGCACAAACAATGGATGTGGCAATGCTGGAGCCTGTAGTTCTTTCCTGTACCAGTTTTTTAGAGCAACCTTCATGATAGCGTGCAGTCCCTTGGAGACTAaagacaaaagaacaaaaagtcGTAGATTTTTTGGGGAGAAGATGTGTCTATGAGAACTGACCTGAAATATAAAGCCTTTTATTAAAGGCTATTTGACAGCTGTCCCAGCAGCTCTAATTTTGTTGATATTACAGATCTAAACTTTATTGTTCTTTGTGACTTGGTTGAAAGGAAGTAGTAAGCATGTTGCATGGGAAACAACTAACAGCTGAATTCTACATCTGGCAGATGGAAGTTCAGAGTGCCCAAGTGCTATGGAGCAGACGGACTCTGAGGATGTGCTGAATGCGTTGTGTTGGAATGCAGAGGATGGACCTTGGCAATGCCCGAGGACCACAAGCAGCTCCTTTCCTGCACTTTCTCCTATGGTCGTAATGAAAAATGTGTTAGTTAAGCAGGTAGGGAAGAAATAATATATTGAAAACTATTCCAtgctcttaattttttttttttaaatacttttcctttcaaaaagaTTTTGCATTGTTGCAGTCTGGAAAGTAATTGGTACTTAAGTTCTGATGTGACAGTCTGCTCTTTTGAGGGGCAGGCTAGAATCactaagatggaaaaaaaaagtgagatgGAGAAGCTCTGCTAGATCTACTAAACCTCTTTGTCTTAAAGGAATCCTCCCAAAATACATCTTTAACAATGTTATGTAAATAACACCAAAGATTAAACAGAAATGGGTgatttgcttttgaaaactgCTGTTGTCTTTTTCATTCAATAAAGATGGTGAAGTAGGATGATAGGTTTGTTTCCTTGTTCTTAGGTCCTGTAAGGGCTTCATATGCAGTGGGAAACACTAATCCAGAATGTtataaatgcaaaaattaaATCCTTACCTGAAGTTAGCTGTGATACTTGTAGTTTAGTAGTTGTTTCCCTTAATTGCATGTGATGGCTCACATTGCAACAGTTATATTCCCTATTTATGTTCTCCAGTATTTTGTATGTGTAATTCCTCCAGCACATCTGCAAGACCCCtaacttttacattttaatagaAGATACAGGAGCTCCAAGTACTGTCCTGTTATTAGACCTCTTGCTCTGTACACACTCATTTTTGAAACAGAgcaaaagttcttttttttttttattagaataCTTCTGAGAATACagtgagaaggggaaaaagtaGTATAGATCCAGATTCTTTTTTTACTGAATCTGTTATGACAGCAAGCAAGACCTATTAAACACAGTGTATCATTGTGATACACAATACATACAAATATGGGTTTCTGTTAGTATGTAGCAGATCATGCATTTGTAGGGGAGATGATTCTGTTCTCTGAGCATTGTGCCTTATCTTGACAAGAAACAATTTCAATATTTAGTCATGTTCCTAGATGTGTGGACAAAGTACTATGTTAACAAATTCTTAAGTTAGTTATAGTAGGGAATAGGCCAAGCTTCGCTAAAAGTTGATAGGCTTTGGCCCAGAGCTCAAAAATTAAGCACTGATTGCAGTGGCAGTCTAATGTTAAGCTCCAGGTTGTGTTGTGAACAGTTACCAGAAGCAGATAATAATAAGtagctttatatatatataaaaaaaaaaccaaccacatatatattaaaaaaaccctggtaGTGTAGCAAAGACAGAATTTGGCAAGGAAGTGTTGGAGGTAGATAAAATTACCACTTGGTTCTCTTGAGCAATGTGTCATAACATCTAAGGCTAATTATGTATGATTAAGGACAATAATGTTAAATTGAAAAATGTTTACTACAATAATCAAAAGCAACAAGTCTAGGTCAGAATAATAATGAAgtgtctttttctcttttttcattatGCCTGGTGATCTCAGATAGTCATGTTGGCTGTCTTTTTAATATGGTCTTTTCAGCACTGCACTCAGTTGGGCACACTAgaccgaaaaaaaaaaaaaagaaaaaaaaagaaaaaaaaagaaaaggcagcatCCAGTTACTGCTGTTTATTTGTTCCAGTTTCAATTTCAATCAGCATGGTCCTTCTGTCTTGGAACCACTGTGATCCTGCACAATGATGGTTACCTGCTGGCCCAATTTCAGAATATAAACAGCTAACAACAATGTtactaaaaacaaaataaaaatcaagcagGGATCAATTCTCAAAAACACAGTGCTACTTGTGTCAAGGTTTCTGTCAGTCTTGTAAAAGTCCTAAATAAATAGGAAGGCTTTTTAAACAGGATGTTATCTTCCacagctttcattaaaaaaaccccaacaaaacccacaacagTTTGCAGAATTAGTAAAATAAAGGTGTCCTCCTCTActgaaaatgagattttgaGTAGGGGAACAAGAGCAGAGTGCAatatgagaaggaaaaggagaataaaGTAGATAAGAGATAGGAAGAGACCCAAGAACAAGATAAAGAGTTACCACAGCTCTTTTGGCCTCAGTGATTCCGGGGCTCTGCTGTGTGGGTGCTGTACAGTTGTGCAGGACATGACCACTTCTGACTCCAAAGCCTTGCTCCTTAAGGCTACATGTTCTGTCCTGTGTATGTATAGCCACAGTGTTTATATGCTTCCTTACTCCTAACATCTCCACATACTTCTCTAGTTCTGTATCCCTATTCCGTAAGGACCCACTGAACTGAAGAAACATTGTGTCAGAGTAGGTAATTGAATGTTATCTCCAAGTCTCAGTGTCGTAATCAGTGGATAGTATCTGTTTTTGGTAAGTTCAGATCATTAATTGGGGAAAGGGACTTTGTCAAAGCATATAAGCATTTAAAACTTATGAGACTGGTGGAAAGGATATGGATTTCAGATGACTCAgtatagtaataaaaataataaaatgtatttgtggTAGCTAAAAATTGTTCCTTCAGCAAGCATGCCAGTTGTGTTCCAGGTTGTAAAGAACTGAAAAAGCGCCTGACAATATTATATTAGTATAATTGTAGTGGTGATGACTTAAATATATTAGAAGACCATTTGATATCTTTGGAGAAAAGCAGGCATGTTTTTGGCCAGAGGATCTCATGAAGATCTGTAGTAATGTGTTGGAGGAAAAAGAGGTAATATCTTGTAAAAATGGATGTATACCCCTATATTCCAGAATATAGCTTGTGGGAGGGAGTGAAAACATGGgcatttttcttgaaatataaTGCTTTTAAGGTTTATTGGAGTGCACTGTTTCACCAGAGGTATGAAGTTAAACTCCTCTGGGCTTACAGCAGGATTTTTTGCTTGCATTGGTTGatattcagcatttttttttctacttcatgtttttaaatttattgaAACCGTGTATTGTGCTTAAGATTGCAAGACTTAGTGAACAGCTGTTGTCTATTTTAAGTAACCATTTCAAAAGCTTGCTATAATAGAATCAACAAGATTTGAGTTGCTACCTTTCAACACAGGGAGTCTGAATTGTTCCTAAAATGTCTGTGCAGTCTTTCCTTGACTCTTAATATATTTCATAACTACATagcttaattatttttcaacttTTCTGTGCACTTGTTGTTTGACTCCAAGTCTGCATTGAACTTTTACATGAACAATTGAAATATGTGGTGTAATCCTTCTTTAGGAAAAATGTATACATTCAGATcgaattgtttttaaatatatctgCTGTTGCATAGTAAAAGGATTATGGATTACAACTTTGATTCCAGTGTTATGCCCTGTTGTCAGAGAAGAAGAAGGATGAGTTTGATGGAAAACTGTTCAGAACACATTAATTGGACAATATATATCAAATATGGAGAAATGTCACAGTCTACCTGTTTCATTTAAGACTTTTTTGATCCTCTTTTACAATGCTTTTGTaagatttctgttttttccctgtttcactTCTCAGGGGAGTTCATCACAGCTCCAGTCTTGGACTGTGCAGCCATCCTTTGAAGTGATTCCAGCTCAGCCACAGCTAGTGTTTCTTCGTCCATCAATCCCACCTGCCATTAATCCTCACCCTGTTGGGAAAAAGAGAAGTGACTCCACTAATTACTTGCCCATCCTGAATTCTTATCCCAAAATAGCACCACAACCCTGTAAAAGAGATCACTCCTTTGATCTAGAAGAATGTCAGGAAACCACTTGCCATAAACGACTCTGCACAGAAGCACCCAAGATGGAGACTTCTTCTGTATTGATGAGCACAGGCTTGCCTACTAGTCCTTTTGCCCACCTACCAGTTAGCTTTAAGACCCCTCAAGATTCTAACCAGCAAAGTTCTTCAGCGCTGGTGACAAGTGGAAAACTGTCAGCTGTTTCTGGTTTTCATCATGTTTCCAGTGACACTCAGAAAGTGCCAGGTTTGACTCCCCTTTTGCCTTTCGGAACTCTGCAGGCAGCAAAGTGCACCCTTCATGAGAGTGAGGGTGCATCACAGACTACAATGCAGTCTGCAGTGTGGAGCCCCCCACTGATACCAGAAGAGATTTGCACTACCCCTGAGCTGCTCTTGCAGCAACAAAGCAGGTGCAGACGCTTTCAGAATACGCTTGTTGTGCTACGCAGGTCGGGGTTGCTGGAGATCACTTTAAAGACCAAGGAGCTCATTCATCAGAACCAGGTGACTCAGGCTGAGCTGGACCGGCTGAAGCACCAAACACAACTTTTCATAGAGGCAATAAAGAACAATGCTCCACAGTCATGGGCAGAGCTAGAAGCCTCTCTAACAGGGTCTGACAAAGCTGACAGCAACCTCGAAGACCCCACATATCCCAACATGTAGTAAAAAGGTGCATAGCTGTTGGTCAACTTATTTCTGTGCCTCCTTTTTCCTGTCTCAAACTTTTACTTGAGCATTTTTTGAGTCCAAGACTTGCAAAGTCACATTGCCATTAACAATTTGTCTTCAGGGCCAGCTGTGGGACTGGAATAGTATGGTGGGTTCTTGACAGAATGGGTACTTAGTACTGCAGTGTGACTTGAACTCCATGCTAACTCTGTATAATTCCTTGGACTCGAGAAGCGTGGATGTGCTCTGCTGGCACGTTCCCATTCTTGCAGTGAAAAGACAGTCATTTGCAGTATTCTGCAAGCATCTTCCTATTCCCATCTTCAGATAGTCAGTTCTGAGAGTGCAAGAGCAGAACAGGCCGCACTGTTGGGCCATCATCAATGCCAAGTAGGCAAAGGGGCTTGGTATGAGGAGAGGAAACAATGTTGGTGGGGTGGTATCTTCAGGTTGTTGCTGTCTTTTTTGGTAGCAGAGAGGCTGGCTTTGGGGTTTTAATTCATTTGAATTAGTGGAAATCTGGTTGTGGTGAAGAGGCATTCTGTATTCATTGCAGTCTTTGGTGAGGTGATGAGTGTCTTAGGACCCAAGTGAAATGGCATGTTTTGATGAGTATACTTTAGATTTTGATCTGTACGGTTGGAGTGAATAAAAATCACAAGGCTTGCACTGGAAGCGTTTGTTCCAAAGCCATGTGCATTAATGGTAAGAAGCATACAAGGATGGTGGCTTTGCATTTTCTCAGTGGCTGACAGATTAAACATTCATATTAACAGCTGCagtgatataaaaaaaaaaggacaaggaaGATATTCATTCACCAGGATTAATTTGACAAGACTAATTGCATATTACGTGATATGTATATCTTTATAAAGCCCATTTTCTTCTGCGAAATCAGGTTTCCAAGtataaaaaaagagaggtgAAATGAGAGGAGCGTAATGGTCTGTGGTGAAGTCCTTCTCCCATCCCcttccatctcttttttttatttagagaaaTCAGGTGCATGTAGTAGGGGTGGGGATGTGTCAGCTTGGATAAACTCCCTAAAAATTTTATCCGCCTAAGCCTGACcttcaaaaaacccaacaaactccagaacattttttcctccacaTAGATTTGTATCGTTCCTAGCCTGCTTGAGATACAGCTAACACTACTGTGTGCGTAAGATATTGGCCTAAGATATCTTGCTAGTGGAGATCCACAGTAGTCACGTTAGAAAAGCTGTTTTacagatatttatttcttttcagtttatgTATACACTTTACTATGTCACTCCCTCCAGtctgaagggttttttccaGAGCGGTCTGTGTAGAAAACTGAGAATGGCTTTGTCTAAGAACATTAAATGTATCTATGATATATTCCTTTCCGTGTGACAATAATTTCAGTGTGCCATCTAGGTGACTGGGTATTTTGATGCTTTGATTACTTCTGTGATctgtttcagatttttaaaaaagaaacttgaaaCTACAGTGGATGTCTTGCTAATTTGTGAGTagaccttttcattttctgatgcCTCTGGGTGTCAATATTGCAGAAGACTGTAGAGAATGCTTTTGTAGTCTTCCTCAAATAGATGCATTAGAGAAATTGTAAGGGACTTCTCTCTCATAGGGGATTTCACCCTTTTTACACTGATGAAAAGAAATGCTGTACATGTCTTACAAAGAGGAAGCACATGAGTCTTATTTGTACTAGCCATGGGCCTAGAGAGAAATATTGTAGTACGGTTTGCCCTAGTGGAGCTGTAGCAAACTAGTAGCCACGCCATTCATGGGATCTTGCCCACCTGCTGAAGACTGGTACAGTATGTGGGAATTGATTAAAAGTGTTCATAGACTGTTCtgtcatgtatttttttaaatatacctGCCATAGTTGTGATACTAGGATGTGTCAGAACGCACAGCCCAGCAATACCGAAACTCAGCCAGCAAAGCAGCAGAGTGCAGTGTGACAATGTAGGACATGTCCGATCTGGACGCAGTCTATCGGTTGTGATATCTGCACCAAATGACATTTGGCAGGATAGATGTGATGGTGCCTTTAGGCCATTTATGAAAGAAGATGAGCTTGTTTCTTCTGAGCTTCTTACAAGGAGAGGAGGCAGTTCCATTGATCGGATATATATAACAGACCTAGAGATGTGAGGTATGAGAAAGAGCATAGGatatttttcctacttttccTAAAGTTCTTATTCTACCTATTAAATGGAGAGGAGAATCTGAAGTTCAGAATATGTATTTTAAGTAATGACTGTCCTAGAAAACAAGGTGATGGGCTCAGGCTACCTACAGATAAAAGGAAGTCAGAAAAAATGAAGTCCAATCTTAGCTGTTTGAGAGATAAGGAAAAATTAGTCTACTGATGACCTCTTCTCC
It encodes:
- the CIPC gene encoding CLOCK-interacting pacemaker isoform X1, whose amino-acid sequence is MALPGPLRAPAQETTPREPCHTGPAVRMRAPSAAARPGGACPGRMRRMRGAAELWRPRAQFLDGKGIKNCPWHYGSTQAKQSSPETLEELLGKVMEMKSFNHRLSMAAAESDKDSGYSDGSSECPSAMEQTDSEDVLNALCWNAEDGPWQCPRTTSSSFPALSPMVVMKNVLVKQGSSSQLQSWTVQPSFEVIPAQPQLVFLRPSIPPAINPHPVGKKRSDSTNYLPILNSYPKIAPQPCKRDHSFDLEECQETTCHKRLCTEAPKMETSSVLMSTGLPTSPFAHLPVSFKTPQDSNQQSSSALVTSGKLSAVSGFHHVSSDTQKVPGLTPLLPFGTLQAAKCTLHESEGASQTTMQSAVWSPPLIPEEICTTPELLLQQQSRCRRFQNTLVVLRRSGLLEITLKTKELIHQNQVTQAELDRLKHQTQLFIEAIKNNAPQSWAELEASLTGSDKADSNLEDPTYPNM
- the CIPC gene encoding CLOCK-interacting pacemaker isoform X2, translating into MVLFQFLDGKGIKNCPWHYGSTQAKQSSPETLEELLGKVMEMKSFNHRLSMAAAESDKDSGYSDGSSECPSAMEQTDSEDVLNALCWNAEDGPWQCPRTTSSSFPALSPMVVMKNVLVKQGSSSQLQSWTVQPSFEVIPAQPQLVFLRPSIPPAINPHPVGKKRSDSTNYLPILNSYPKIAPQPCKRDHSFDLEECQETTCHKRLCTEAPKMETSSVLMSTGLPTSPFAHLPVSFKTPQDSNQQSSSALVTSGKLSAVSGFHHVSSDTQKVPGLTPLLPFGTLQAAKCTLHESEGASQTTMQSAVWSPPLIPEEICTTPELLLQQQSRCRRFQNTLVVLRRSGLLEITLKTKELIHQNQVTQAELDRLKHQTQLFIEAIKNNAPQSWAELEASLTGSDKADSNLEDPTYPNM